The proteins below are encoded in one region of Streptomyces sp. NBC_00490:
- a CDS encoding 5-oxoprolinase/urea amidolyase family protein, producing the protein MTFDTLLVANRGEIAVRIIRTARELGLRTVAVYSDPDRSAPHVRLADEAVRLGPAPAKESYLDADLVLRAAKDTGAGAIHPGYGFLSEDAAFARRCEEAGIVFVGPTPEQLELFGAKHTARAAAETAGVPLAPGTGLLASLTDALAQAEAIGYPVMLKATGGGGGIGMSACHSGDELADAWERVQRVAAASFSSAGVFLERLVEDARHVEVQVFGDGAGRVVTFGDRDCSLQRRNQKVLEEAPAPGLPDHVRQQLAGAARDLCASVGYRSAGTVEFVYDAAREEAYFLEVNTRLQVEHPVTEEIYGVDLVAWMLRLARGERDVVREPDAPRGHAVEARIYAEDPSREHRPSAGLLTRVEFPPGVRVDGWVETGTEVTTSYDPMLAKVIAYGSDRAHALRRLDEALARTRVDGIETNLGLLRAALADSRFTGATHSTATLAEVRDRTPRIEVVSAGTLTTVQDWPGRTGYWQVGVPPCGPMDDLSFRLGNRALGNHEGAAGLECTLQGPSLKFSHATTVCVTGAPAPVTVDGSAVAQWEPVTVPAGAVLDIGAPQEHGLRTYVLFARGLDVPAFLGSASTFTLGRFGGHGGRALRTGDVLHGGGLAEGRPVDDPPRFTRTWHIGAAEGPHAAPEFFTEDDIHDFYAADWKVHFNSARTGVRLIGPKPRWARTDGGEAGLHPSNIHDTPYSVGAVDYTGDMPVLLGPDGPSLGGFVCPATVLSGERWKLGQLRPGDTVRFVPVDADGAPRPPIVDGGVLARDGDVTYRRSGDDNLLVEFGPMQLDLALRMRVHALMEAVADACPDGITDLTPGIRSLQIRTDPRRLPQHELLAAVREITASLPPSDELVVPSRTVHLPLSWDDPATREAIARYMAGVRDDAPWCPWNIEFIRRVNGLDSVNDVYDTVFDAEYLVLGLGDVYLGAPVATPLDPRHRLVTTKYNPARTWTAENSVGIGGAYLCIYGMEGPGGYQFVGRTTQVWSGWQQRGAFEPGAPWLLRFFDRIKWYPVDADELLELRADITSGRFVPRIEEGTFSLSDYQAFLAENAESIAEFRVRQQAALATERDAWEAAGEFARADAVSAPAPPAASVEIPEGGRIVEAEFTASVWQLNVEPGDEVTVGQPLLALEAMKMESRVHAPMDGVVTEILARPGDQVEAGTALVVLAPVN; encoded by the coding sequence ATGACCTTCGACACCCTCCTCGTCGCCAACCGGGGCGAGATCGCCGTACGGATCATCCGCACCGCCCGCGAACTCGGTCTGCGCACGGTCGCCGTGTACTCCGACCCGGACCGCTCGGCACCCCATGTGCGGCTCGCGGACGAGGCCGTACGACTGGGTCCCGCGCCCGCCAAGGAGTCGTACCTGGACGCCGATCTGGTGCTGAGGGCGGCCAAGGACACGGGGGCGGGGGCCATCCACCCCGGATACGGCTTCCTGTCCGAGGACGCGGCCTTCGCACGGCGCTGCGAGGAGGCCGGGATCGTCTTCGTGGGCCCGACGCCGGAGCAGCTGGAGCTCTTCGGCGCCAAGCACACGGCACGCGCGGCGGCCGAGACGGCGGGGGTCCCGCTGGCGCCGGGCACGGGACTGCTGGCCTCGCTCACGGACGCCCTCGCGCAGGCGGAGGCCATCGGCTATCCGGTCATGCTGAAGGCGACCGGCGGTGGCGGCGGTATCGGCATGTCGGCATGTCACTCCGGCGACGAACTCGCGGACGCCTGGGAGCGCGTGCAGCGCGTCGCCGCCGCCTCCTTCTCCTCCGCGGGCGTCTTCCTGGAGCGCCTGGTCGAAGACGCCCGCCATGTCGAGGTGCAGGTCTTCGGCGACGGAGCGGGCCGGGTCGTCACCTTCGGCGACCGCGACTGCTCCCTCCAGCGCCGCAACCAGAAGGTGCTGGAGGAGGCACCGGCACCGGGACTGCCGGACCACGTGCGCCAGCAACTCGCCGGGGCGGCGCGCGACTTGTGCGCCTCGGTCGGCTACCGCTCCGCCGGAACCGTCGAGTTCGTCTACGACGCCGCCCGCGAGGAGGCGTACTTCCTGGAGGTCAACACCCGCCTCCAGGTGGAGCACCCGGTCACCGAGGAGATCTACGGCGTCGACCTGGTCGCCTGGATGCTGCGGCTGGCCCGCGGCGAGCGGGACGTCGTGCGCGAGCCGGACGCCCCCCGCGGCCACGCCGTCGAGGCCCGGATCTACGCCGAGGACCCGTCCCGCGAACACCGGCCCAGCGCGGGCCTGCTGACACGGGTCGAGTTCCCGCCGGGCGTACGCGTCGACGGCTGGGTGGAGACCGGTACCGAGGTGACGACGTCGTACGACCCGATGCTCGCGAAGGTGATCGCGTACGGCTCGGACCGGGCCCATGCGCTGCGCCGGCTCGACGAGGCGCTGGCCCGCACCCGCGTCGACGGCATCGAGACGAACCTGGGCCTGCTCAGGGCGGCGCTCGCGGACTCCCGCTTCACCGGGGCGACGCACTCGACGGCCACCCTCGCCGAGGTGCGCGACCGCACGCCCCGGATCGAGGTCGTCTCCGCCGGCACCCTCACCACCGTGCAGGACTGGCCGGGCCGCACCGGCTACTGGCAGGTCGGCGTGCCTCCGTGCGGCCCGATGGACGACCTGTCCTTCCGGCTCGGCAACCGGGCCCTGGGCAACCACGAGGGCGCGGCGGGACTCGAATGCACCCTCCAGGGACCGTCGCTGAAGTTCAGCCACGCCACCACCGTGTGTGTGACAGGCGCCCCCGCACCCGTGACCGTGGACGGCTCCGCCGTCGCCCAGTGGGAGCCGGTGACCGTGCCCGCGGGAGCCGTCCTGGACATCGGGGCGCCCCAGGAGCACGGTCTGCGGACCTATGTGCTGTTCGCCCGAGGGCTCGACGTACCCGCGTTCCTGGGCAGCGCGAGCACCTTCACCCTGGGCCGCTTCGGCGGCCACGGCGGGCGCGCCCTGCGCACCGGAGACGTCCTGCACGGCGGGGGCCTCGCCGAGGGCAGGCCGGTCGACGATCCGCCCCGGTTCACCCGGACCTGGCACATCGGCGCCGCCGAAGGCCCCCATGCGGCACCGGAGTTCTTCACCGAGGACGACATCCACGACTTCTACGCCGCCGACTGGAAGGTCCACTTCAACTCGGCCCGCACCGGAGTCCGCCTCATCGGTCCCAAGCCGCGCTGGGCCCGCACCGACGGCGGCGAGGCGGGCCTGCATCCGTCCAACATCCACGACACCCCCTACTCCGTCGGCGCCGTCGACTACACGGGCGACATGCCGGTGCTGCTCGGCCCGGACGGCCCCTCCCTCGGCGGTTTCGTGTGCCCGGCGACCGTGCTCAGCGGAGAGCGCTGGAAGCTGGGCCAGCTGCGGCCCGGCGACACCGTGCGGTTCGTTCCGGTGGACGCCGACGGAGCGCCCCGGCCCCCCATCGTCGACGGTGGTGTCCTCGCCCGCGACGGTGATGTCACCTACCGCCGCAGCGGCGACGACAACCTGCTCGTCGAGTTCGGCCCGATGCAGCTCGACCTGGCGCTGCGGATGCGCGTCCACGCGCTGATGGAGGCGGTCGCCGACGCCTGTCCGGACGGGATCACCGACCTCACCCCCGGTATCCGCTCCCTCCAGATCCGGACGGACCCACGGCGCCTCCCGCAACACGAACTCCTCGCCGCGGTACGGGAGATCACCGCGTCCCTCCCCCCGAGCGACGAACTCGTCGTGCCCTCCCGGACCGTCCACCTCCCCCTGTCCTGGGACGACCCGGCGACCCGCGAGGCCATCGCCCGCTACATGGCAGGCGTACGGGACGACGCGCCCTGGTGCCCGTGGAACATCGAGTTCATCCGCCGGGTCAACGGCCTGGACTCGGTCAACGACGTCTACGACACGGTCTTCGACGCGGAGTACCTCGTCCTGGGCCTGGGCGACGTCTACCTGGGCGCGCCCGTGGCCACTCCCCTGGACCCACGGCACCGTCTGGTGACCACCAAGTACAACCCGGCCCGCACCTGGACCGCGGAGAACTCCGTCGGCATCGGCGGCGCCTACCTGTGCATCTACGGCATGGAGGGCCCCGGCGGCTACCAGTTCGTGGGCCGTACGACCCAGGTGTGGTCGGGCTGGCAGCAGCGCGGCGCGTTCGAACCGGGAGCGCCCTGGCTGCTCAGGTTCTTCGACCGGATCAAGTGGTATCCGGTCGACGCCGACGAACTCCTGGAACTGCGGGCCGACATCACGTCCGGGCGGTTCGTACCACGCATCGAGGAGGGAACCTTCTCCCTCTCCGACTACCAGGCGTTCCTCGCCGAGAACGCCGAGTCCATAGCGGAGTTCAGGGTCCGCCAGCAGGCGGCCTTAGCGACCGAGCGGGACGCCTGGGAGGCGGCCGGCGAGTTCGCCCGGGCCGACGCGGTGAGCGCTCCGGCCCCTCCCGCGGCGTCCGTGGAGATCCCCGAGGGCGGCCGGATCGTCGAAGCGGAATTCACGGCTTCCGTGTGGCAGCTGAACGTCGAGCCGGGCGACGAGGTCACCGTCGGCCAGCCGCTGCTCGCGCTGGAGGCGATGAAGATGGAGTCCAGGGTGCACGCGCCGATGGACGGCGTGGTGACGGAGATCCTGGCGAGGCCGGGCGACCAGGTGGAGGCGGGGACGGCGCTGGTCGTGCTCGCTCCCGTGAACTGA